A stretch of Henckelia pumila isolate YLH828 chromosome 4, ASM3356847v2, whole genome shotgun sequence DNA encodes these proteins:
- the LOC140863880 gene encoding uncharacterized protein isoform X1 has translation MEEVKFESVLEFLRKNGLSVSESALMEDVRDKSHLGSSDFEKFLFPMEPPPRPLRIPSSRRLPFGGDGGGGSAEGSSDDEFVSLGSSTTELCSSEFTNPYGIRTTRPTSQASSDRLSQFGTARDYPDFDMQNDLFWYKEKDEDYAMPPLFGDGDFDGDPSEDKYIMTVQTGEHAEDRFGYNIESGKGAWDLNSRVYFKNEAKRDYYELGELFQLERSEEKFEEHGNDYSCLVPLCASCSRLQRAYAGSPTDYGLGNLSTADARESQLQSPEENHEAGVTNISTERNSTYDFVGGFINTLDFCSVRKDSQSNGNEDFEYIQDDVSRELQAAVEEEDGGPSDELLMCGDKEDDYEIFNLRIIHRKNRTGFEENKEIPIVLNNIIAGRYYVTEYLGSAAFSKVIQAHDLYSGMDVCLKIIKNDKDFFDQSLDEIKLLKFVNRHDPADEHHILRLYDYFYHQEHLFIVTELLRANLYEFQKYNRESGGDPYFTLNHLQVITRQCLEAVSYLHDLGIIHCDLKPENILIKSYRRCEIKVIDLGSSCFQTDNLSLYVQSRSYRAPEVMLGLPYDQKIDLWSVGCILAELCTGEVLFPNEGVVMLLARMIGLLGPIDMSMLKKGQETHKYFTEEYDLYYLNEETNQVEYIFPLESSLEDRLQISDPGLIDFLKFLLQINPKTRPTAREALQHPWLSHTYEVNSFGVQLIS, from the exons ATGGAAGAGGTTAAATTCGAATCGGTGTTGGAATTCTTGAGGAAGAATGGTCTGTCAGTGAGTGAATCAGCTCTGATGGAGGATGTCAGGGACAAATCCCACCTGGGCTCTTCTGATTTCGAGAAATTCTTGTTCCCGATGGAGCCCCCGCCGCGGCCGTTGAGGATTCCGTCCTCTCGGCGGCTGCCGTTTGGTGGAGACGGCGGCGGCGGGAGCGCGGAGGGTTCGTCTGATGATGAGTTTGTCAGCTTGGGTTCTTCTACTACTGAATTATGCTCATCTG AATTTACAAATCCTTATGGGATTCGTACTACTCGACCAACTTCTCAAGCCTCGTCAGACAGGTTGTCACAGTTTGGTACAGCTCGAGATTACCCCGATTTTGATATGCAAAATGACCTGTTCTGGTATAAGGAGAAAGATGAAGACTATGCTATGCCACCACTTTTTGGTGACGGGGATTTTGACGGTGATCCGAGTGAGGACAAGTATATAATGACGGTCCAGACAGGGGAACATGCTGAGGATAGATTCGGGTATAACATTGAGTCCGGAAAGGGCGCTTGGGATTTAAACTCGAGGGTATACTTTAAAAACGAGGCTAAAAGAGATTATTATGAGTTGGGTGAACTGTTTCAACTAGAGAGAAGTGAAGAAAAGTTTGAAGAACATGGCAACGATTATAGTTGTTTGGTCCCTCTCTGTGCTTCTTGCAGTAGATTGCAAAGGGCTTATGCTGGTAGCCCCACAGATTACGGCCTCGGAAATCTGAGCACAGCTGATGCACGTGAGAGTCAGCTACAGTCTCCAGAGGAAAATCATGAGGCAGGTGTGACTAACATTTCGACTGAAAGGAATTCTACTTATGATTTTGTTGGAGGTTTCATTAACACCCTTGATTTTTGTTCTGTTCGGAAAGATAGCCAATCCAATGGAAATGAAGACTTTGAATACATCCAAGATGATGTATCTCGTGAACTCCAAGCTGCGGTAGAAGAAGAGGATGGTGGTCCATCAGATGAACTTCTGATGTGTGGCGATAAAGAAGATGATTATGAGATTTTCAACCTAAGAATTATACATAGAAAAAACAG GACTGGGTTCGAAGAAAACAAGGAGATACCTATTGTTCTGAATAATATCATAGCGGGTAGATATTACGTTACAGAATATCTTGGATCTGCTGCTTTCAGCAAAGTAATCCAGGCGCATGATCTTTATTCGGGAATGGATGTTtgcttaaaaatcataaaaaatgacaaggaCTTTTTCGATCAGAGCTTAGATGAGATCAAACTTCTAAAGTTTGTTAACAGGCATGATCCTGCTGATGAGCACCATATTTTACGTCTTTACGATTACTTTTACCATCAG GagcatttatttattgttacCGAACTTCTACGCGCAAACTTGTATGAATTCCAGAAATATAATCGGGAATCTGGTGGGGATCCATATTTTACGTTGAATCATCTACAG GTCATAACTCGACAATGTTTGGAGGCGGTATCGTACCTACATGATTTAGGGATCATTCACTGTGATCTAAAGCCAGAAAATATACTTATTAAAAGTTACCGAAGATGTGAGATAAAGGTCATTGATCTTGGCAGCAGCTGCTTTCAGACAGACAACTTGTCCTTATACGTGCAATCTCGATCTTATAGGGCTCCCGAGGTCATGCTAGGCCTCCCTTATGACCAAAAGATTGATTTGTGGTCTGTTGGCTGCATTTTGGCCGAGTTATGTACCGGAGAG GTACTTTTTCCAAATGAAGGAGTTGTGATGCTTCTGGCACGGATGATAGGACTGCTCGGTCCAATCGACATGAGCATGTTGAAGAAGGGTCAGGAAACACACAAGTATTTTACCGAAGAATACGATCTGTATTATTTAAATGAG GAGACAAACCAAGTAGAGTACATTTTCCCCCTGGAATCATCCTTGGAAGATCGCCTGCAGATTTCAGATCCTGGGCTCATTGATTTCTTGAAATTCTTGCTTCAAATCAATCCAAAGACGCGTCCCACGGCTAGAGAGGCACTCCAGCACCCTTGGCTTTCTCATACATATGAGGTCAATTCTTTCGGAGTTCAATTAATTTCTTGA
- the LOC140863880 gene encoding uncharacterized protein isoform X2, with amino-acid sequence MEEVKFESVLEFLRKNGLSVSESALMEDVRDKSHLGSSDFEKFLFPMEPPPRPLRIPSSRRLPFGGDGGGGSAEGSSDDEFVSLGSSTTELCSSEFTNPYGIRTTRPTSQASSDRLSQFGTARDYPDFDMQNDLFWYKEKDEDYAMPPLFGDGDFDGDPSEDKYIMTVQTGEHAEDRFGYNIESGKGAWDLNSRVYFKNEAKRDYYELGELFQLERSEEKFEEHGNDYSCLVPLCASCSRLQRAYAGSPTDYGLGNLSTADARESQLQSPEENHEADSQSNGNEDFEYIQDDVSRELQAAVEEEDGGPSDELLMCGDKEDDYEIFNLRIIHRKNRTGFEENKEIPIVLNNIIAGRYYVTEYLGSAAFSKVIQAHDLYSGMDVCLKIIKNDKDFFDQSLDEIKLLKFVNRHDPADEHHILRLYDYFYHQEHLFIVTELLRANLYEFQKYNRESGGDPYFTLNHLQVITRQCLEAVSYLHDLGIIHCDLKPENILIKSYRRCEIKVIDLGSSCFQTDNLSLYVQSRSYRAPEVMLGLPYDQKIDLWSVGCILAELCTGEVLFPNEGVVMLLARMIGLLGPIDMSMLKKGQETHKYFTEEYDLYYLNEETNQVEYIFPLESSLEDRLQISDPGLIDFLKFLLQINPKTRPTAREALQHPWLSHTYEVNSFGVQLIS; translated from the exons ATGGAAGAGGTTAAATTCGAATCGGTGTTGGAATTCTTGAGGAAGAATGGTCTGTCAGTGAGTGAATCAGCTCTGATGGAGGATGTCAGGGACAAATCCCACCTGGGCTCTTCTGATTTCGAGAAATTCTTGTTCCCGATGGAGCCCCCGCCGCGGCCGTTGAGGATTCCGTCCTCTCGGCGGCTGCCGTTTGGTGGAGACGGCGGCGGCGGGAGCGCGGAGGGTTCGTCTGATGATGAGTTTGTCAGCTTGGGTTCTTCTACTACTGAATTATGCTCATCTG AATTTACAAATCCTTATGGGATTCGTACTACTCGACCAACTTCTCAAGCCTCGTCAGACAGGTTGTCACAGTTTGGTACAGCTCGAGATTACCCCGATTTTGATATGCAAAATGACCTGTTCTGGTATAAGGAGAAAGATGAAGACTATGCTATGCCACCACTTTTTGGTGACGGGGATTTTGACGGTGATCCGAGTGAGGACAAGTATATAATGACGGTCCAGACAGGGGAACATGCTGAGGATAGATTCGGGTATAACATTGAGTCCGGAAAGGGCGCTTGGGATTTAAACTCGAGGGTATACTTTAAAAACGAGGCTAAAAGAGATTATTATGAGTTGGGTGAACTGTTTCAACTAGAGAGAAGTGAAGAAAAGTTTGAAGAACATGGCAACGATTATAGTTGTTTGGTCCCTCTCTGTGCTTCTTGCAGTAGATTGCAAAGGGCTTATGCTGGTAGCCCCACAGATTACGGCCTCGGAAATCTGAGCACAGCTGATGCACGTGAGAGTCAGCTACAGTCTCCAGAGGAAAATCATGAGGCAG ATAGCCAATCCAATGGAAATGAAGACTTTGAATACATCCAAGATGATGTATCTCGTGAACTCCAAGCTGCGGTAGAAGAAGAGGATGGTGGTCCATCAGATGAACTTCTGATGTGTGGCGATAAAGAAGATGATTATGAGATTTTCAACCTAAGAATTATACATAGAAAAAACAG GACTGGGTTCGAAGAAAACAAGGAGATACCTATTGTTCTGAATAATATCATAGCGGGTAGATATTACGTTACAGAATATCTTGGATCTGCTGCTTTCAGCAAAGTAATCCAGGCGCATGATCTTTATTCGGGAATGGATGTTtgcttaaaaatcataaaaaatgacaaggaCTTTTTCGATCAGAGCTTAGATGAGATCAAACTTCTAAAGTTTGTTAACAGGCATGATCCTGCTGATGAGCACCATATTTTACGTCTTTACGATTACTTTTACCATCAG GagcatttatttattgttacCGAACTTCTACGCGCAAACTTGTATGAATTCCAGAAATATAATCGGGAATCTGGTGGGGATCCATATTTTACGTTGAATCATCTACAG GTCATAACTCGACAATGTTTGGAGGCGGTATCGTACCTACATGATTTAGGGATCATTCACTGTGATCTAAAGCCAGAAAATATACTTATTAAAAGTTACCGAAGATGTGAGATAAAGGTCATTGATCTTGGCAGCAGCTGCTTTCAGACAGACAACTTGTCCTTATACGTGCAATCTCGATCTTATAGGGCTCCCGAGGTCATGCTAGGCCTCCCTTATGACCAAAAGATTGATTTGTGGTCTGTTGGCTGCATTTTGGCCGAGTTATGTACCGGAGAG GTACTTTTTCCAAATGAAGGAGTTGTGATGCTTCTGGCACGGATGATAGGACTGCTCGGTCCAATCGACATGAGCATGTTGAAGAAGGGTCAGGAAACACACAAGTATTTTACCGAAGAATACGATCTGTATTATTTAAATGAG GAGACAAACCAAGTAGAGTACATTTTCCCCCTGGAATCATCCTTGGAAGATCGCCTGCAGATTTCAGATCCTGGGCTCATTGATTTCTTGAAATTCTTGCTTCAAATCAATCCAAAGACGCGTCCCACGGCTAGAGAGGCACTCCAGCACCCTTGGCTTTCTCATACATATGAGGTCAATTCTTTCGGAGTTCAATTAATTTCTTGA
- the LOC140863880 gene encoding uncharacterized protein isoform X3 → MCGDKEDDYEIFNLRIIHRKNRTGFEENKEIPIVLNNIIAGRYYVTEYLGSAAFSKVIQAHDLYSGMDVCLKIIKNDKDFFDQSLDEIKLLKFVNRHDPADEHHILRLYDYFYHQEHLFIVTELLRANLYEFQKYNRESGGDPYFTLNHLQVITRQCLEAVSYLHDLGIIHCDLKPENILIKSYRRCEIKVIDLGSSCFQTDNLSLYVQSRSYRAPEVMLGLPYDQKIDLWSVGCILAELCTGEVLFPNEGVVMLLARMIGLLGPIDMSMLKKGQETHKYFTEEYDLYYLNEETNQVEYIFPLESSLEDRLQISDPGLIDFLKFLLQINPKTRPTAREALQHPWLSHTYEVNSFGVQLIS, encoded by the exons ATGTGTGGCGATAAAGAAGATGATTATGAGATTTTCAACCTAAGAATTATACATAGAAAAAACAG GACTGGGTTCGAAGAAAACAAGGAGATACCTATTGTTCTGAATAATATCATAGCGGGTAGATATTACGTTACAGAATATCTTGGATCTGCTGCTTTCAGCAAAGTAATCCAGGCGCATGATCTTTATTCGGGAATGGATGTTtgcttaaaaatcataaaaaatgacaaggaCTTTTTCGATCAGAGCTTAGATGAGATCAAACTTCTAAAGTTTGTTAACAGGCATGATCCTGCTGATGAGCACCATATTTTACGTCTTTACGATTACTTTTACCATCAG GagcatttatttattgttacCGAACTTCTACGCGCAAACTTGTATGAATTCCAGAAATATAATCGGGAATCTGGTGGGGATCCATATTTTACGTTGAATCATCTACAG GTCATAACTCGACAATGTTTGGAGGCGGTATCGTACCTACATGATTTAGGGATCATTCACTGTGATCTAAAGCCAGAAAATATACTTATTAAAAGTTACCGAAGATGTGAGATAAAGGTCATTGATCTTGGCAGCAGCTGCTTTCAGACAGACAACTTGTCCTTATACGTGCAATCTCGATCTTATAGGGCTCCCGAGGTCATGCTAGGCCTCCCTTATGACCAAAAGATTGATTTGTGGTCTGTTGGCTGCATTTTGGCCGAGTTATGTACCGGAGAG GTACTTTTTCCAAATGAAGGAGTTGTGATGCTTCTGGCACGGATGATAGGACTGCTCGGTCCAATCGACATGAGCATGTTGAAGAAGGGTCAGGAAACACACAAGTATTTTACCGAAGAATACGATCTGTATTATTTAAATGAG GAGACAAACCAAGTAGAGTACATTTTCCCCCTGGAATCATCCTTGGAAGATCGCCTGCAGATTTCAGATCCTGGGCTCATTGATTTCTTGAAATTCTTGCTTCAAATCAATCCAAAGACGCGTCCCACGGCTAGAGAGGCACTCCAGCACCCTTGGCTTTCTCATACATATGAGGTCAATTCTTTCGGAGTTCAATTAATTTCTTGA